The following are from one region of the Candidatus Shapirobacteria bacterium genome:
- a CDS encoding nucleoside monophosphate kinase: protein MSLNLFIIGPSGCGKSTQAKLIAQKYNLTHFSMGQLLRDEIASGSKLGLDTKASVDAGIPTPDDIVLPILSQKLISLSNQNFIVDGFPRLIQQGHYIDHFLIDKGQSTSLVIHLLVNFLEIQKRREKLGVSFQDNTRSDNTPEAIANRQKILYEQGIAPILDHYRVANRLYEVDGNRPIEPIFEDICKVIDNINS, encoded by the coding sequence ATGTCACTGAACCTCTTCATAATTGGTCCCTCCGGCTGTGGCAAGTCCACCCAGGCTAAATTAATCGCTCAAAAGTACAATCTAACCCATTTTTCCATGGGACAGCTTCTTCGTGACGAAATCGCCTCTGGTTCAAAATTAGGTCTCGATACCAAGGCATCAGTCGATGCCGGTATCCCAACCCCAGACGACATCGTTCTTCCTATTCTTAGTCAAAAATTAATTTCACTTAGCAATCAGAACTTTATTGTCGATGGTTTTCCCCGCCTAATCCAACAGGGTCATTATATTGATCATTTTTTAATAGACAAAGGTCAATCAACTTCTCTCGTTATCCACCTTCTGGTAAATTTCTTAGAAATCCAAAAAAGACGCGAAAAGCTTGGAGTTAGTTTTCAAGACAACACTCGCAGCGACAATACACCGGAGGCAATTGCCAATCGTCAAAAAATTCTGTATGAACAGGGAATTGCCCCCATACTTGATCATTATCGAGTAGCCAACAGATTATATGAAGTCGACGGCAACCGCCCGATAGAGCCAATTTTTGAAGATATCTGTAAAGTTATTGATAATATTAATAGTTAA
- the infA gene encoding translation initiation factor IF-1 — protein sequence MQTEPTVKALVTEVLPNSLYRVKLPDDKEIVAYLAGKLRMHHIRVMTGDTVSLILSPEGDKGRIVYRN from the coding sequence ATGCAAACCGAACCAACCGTAAAAGCCCTGGTAACCGAAGTTCTTCCAAATTCTTTATATCGGGTCAAGTTGCCCGATGACAAGGAAATAGTTGCCTATCTGGCAGGTAAATTAAGAATGCACCATATCCGTGTTATGACAGGGGACACTGTTTCGCTTATCCTTAGCCCCGAAGGCGACAAAGGCCGTATAGTCTATAGGAATTAA
- the rpmJ gene encoding 50S ribosomal protein L36 produces the protein MKVQSSIKRRCKNCKVVIRRGIRRIICSTKKHTQKQG, from the coding sequence ATGAAAGTCCAGTCAAGTATCAAACGCCGCTGCAAAAACTGTAAAGTTGTAATTCGTCGGGGAATTAGGCGCATTATTTGTTCTACAAAAAAACATACCCAAAAACAGGGCTAA
- the rpsM gene encoding 30S ribosomal protein S13, with protein MRIIGVEIPDNERAEIGLTRFYGIGRTNIKSLAKLAKIDLNTRIKDLSRDDVANLMKALETFRVEGDLKKEIRESIDRLKAIKCYRGIRHIVGLPARGQRTKSNARTRKGKKKTVGSLTKEAWAKIESQQKAASVAKNE; from the coding sequence ATGAGAATCATCGGTGTAGAAATTCCGGATAACGAAAGGGCAGAAATTGGTTTGACCAGATTCTACGGTATTGGCCGCACCAACATTAAATCACTTGCCAAGTTGGCAAAGATTGATCTTAATACCAGAATCAAAGACCTAAGTCGTGACGATGTTGCTAATTTAATGAAGGCTTTGGAAACTTTTCGTGTCGAGGGTGATCTAAAAAAAGAAATTCGTGAAAGCATTGATCGTCTAAAAGCTATAAAATGTTACCGTGGCATTCGCCATATTGTCGGGCTTCCTGCTCGTGGTCAGCGGACAAAATCCAATGCCCGTACCCGTAAGGGCAAGAAAAAAACAGTCGGTTCACTTACCAAAGAAGCATGGGCAAAAATTGAATCTCAGCAAAAGGCAGCTTCGGTTGCCAAAAACGAATAA
- the rpsK gene encoding 30S ribosomal protein S11, with product MANTETNSTPPKTTKKKVYKNVAEGRLYVNSTFNNTLVTIADAKGNTLAWSSSGNCGFKGARKSTPYAATTALEKTLEEAKKYGIKKLVVYLKGPGVGRDATLRYLRTKRDFDVEEISDVTPVPHNGPRPPKQRKV from the coding sequence ATGGCAAATACAGAAACTAATTCCACCCCCCCAAAAACTACCAAAAAGAAAGTATACAAAAACGTGGCCGAAGGCCGCCTATACGTCAATTCGACTTTCAATAATACCCTGGTAACCATTGCCGATGCCAAGGGAAATACCCTAGCCTGGTCAAGTTCTGGTAACTGCGGCTTTAAGGGAGCCCGAAAATCTACTCCGTACGCCGCTACCACTGCTTTAGAAAAAACTCTTGAAGAAGCCAAAAAATATGGCATCAAGAAATTAGTTGTTTATCTCAAAGGTCCCGGTGTCGGTAGAGACGCTACTCTCCGTTATCTTCGCACCAAAAGGGATTTTGATGTTGAAGAAATTTCCGACGTCACCCCCGTCCCCCATAACGGTCCCCGGCCTCCCAAACAACGCAAAGTTTAA
- the rpsD gene encoding 30S ribosomal protein S4 translates to MRITLNTKCRLCRTEGTKLFIKGTRCMSSKCPIEKKGAVHPGMHGLKRVKKSTDYGIQLRAKQKAKRLYGIQEKQFRNYYLKAKKLKGLVGDNLISMIETRLDNVVYLGGLSQSRTQAKQLISHKHILVNGKPLNISSYLVRIGDIISIDKSSKVKDNLRLGDKDFRYPSWHDVNKQNQSIKITSMPIRDEIGSGVDVNLIIEYYSR, encoded by the coding sequence ATGAGAATCACACTTAATACAAAATGCCGTCTTTGCCGAACCGAAGGCACCAAACTCTTTATTAAAGGGACCAGATGTATGTCATCTAAGTGCCCAATCGAAAAAAAAGGCGCCGTTCACCCGGGGATGCACGGTCTAAAAAGAGTTAAAAAATCAACCGATTACGGCATTCAACTCCGTGCAAAGCAAAAAGCCAAAAGACTATACGGAATACAAGAAAAACAATTCAGAAATTATTATTTGAAAGCAAAGAAACTGAAAGGTCTTGTCGGAGACAATCTAATTTCGATGATTGAAACCCGATTAGACAATGTTGTTTATTTGGGTGGATTGTCCCAGTCAAGAACCCAGGCAAAACAACTTATTAGTCACAAACATATTCTGGTAAACGGCAAACCATTAAATATTTCTTCATACCTTGTTAGAATCGGTGACATCATTTCAATCGATAAGAGCTCAAAAGTTAAGGACAATCTCCGCCTTGGCGACAAAGACTTCCGCTATCCTTCCTGGCACGATGTAAACAAACAAAACCAATCCATAAAAATCACATCCATGCCCATTCGCGATGAAATAGGCAGTGGGGTAGATGTTAATTTAATAATTGAATATTATTCTAGATAA
- a CDS encoding DNA-directed RNA polymerase subunit alpha: protein MIDTSKFNIKTVKTSKTYGKYELGPLVGGFGHTIGNALRRVLLITVPGAAITRIRIDDASHLFATLPGVKEDLVEVSLNLKKVKFSYKKEEPIKLILDKKGPGVVTAADISDNELCQVANPEQIIAHLADSKSTLRIEMTIENGIGYTMAKEQKTDVVGEIILDATFTPVLKSNYTVEPTRLGKKSNYDKLIMEIWTDGSIDPLQALKFAAKDIINSLNQIVDPKEFDEEVITLSSTPMNQGVDISVEEIELPLRVTNALKKAGFATIDVLLKAGRAEVSKSKNVGEKSLKIIDAWLRDKGFTWK, encoded by the coding sequence GTGATAGATACAAGTAAATTCAACATAAAGACAGTTAAAACATCCAAGACTTATGGAAAATATGAACTTGGTCCGCTAGTCGGTGGTTTTGGTCACACAATTGGCAACGCTCTCCGAAGAGTCCTTTTGATTACTGTACCGGGTGCTGCTATTACCCGTATTAGAATAGATGATGCTAGCCACCTTTTTGCCACTCTTCCCGGAGTAAAAGAAGACCTGGTCGAAGTTTCACTCAACCTCAAAAAAGTGAAATTTTCATACAAAAAAGAAGAACCGATCAAATTAATTTTGGACAAGAAAGGGCCGGGGGTTGTCACCGCCGCAGATATCTCAGACAATGAATTATGCCAAGTTGCCAATCCAGAGCAAATAATCGCTCATTTGGCCGATTCTAAATCAACTCTGAGAATTGAAATGACCATTGAAAATGGCATTGGTTACACTATGGCCAAGGAGCAAAAAACCGATGTTGTCGGCGAAATAATTCTTGATGCCACTTTCACCCCGGTTTTAAAGTCCAACTACACTGTTGAGCCAACCCGTCTTGGTAAAAAGTCAAACTACGATAAGCTTATTATGGAAATATGGACCGATGGTTCTATCGATCCTCTTCAGGCCTTAAAATTTGCTGCCAAAGATATCATCAACTCTCTCAATCAAATTGTCGACCCCAAAGAATTTGACGAAGAAGTCATAACCTTATCTTCCACTCCCATGAACCAGGGGGTCGACATTTCTGTTGAAGAAATTGAGCTTCCTCTCCGGGTTACCAACGCCCTAAAAAAAGCAGGATTTGCCACCATCGACGTTCTTCTGAAGGCCGGACGGGCTGAAGTCAGTAAATCAAAAAATGTTGGTGAAAAATCATTAAAAATTATTGACGCCTGGTTAAGAGACAAAGGGTTCACCTGGAAATAA
- a CDS encoding L17 family ribosomal protein, translating into MNHRKFGKKLGRNHNQRQALFRSQVRSFFTYGSIQTTETKAKAVSPIIEHLCHIMATEPQLIASRELYRHLQDRNDVNRVTKIFKESFTDQSSNFTRLTRIKRRIGDDALIVRLSFIKPVSFVVVPPKVEKAETKKPKAIKDKKIAKTKDTTIKLKTAKEQK; encoded by the coding sequence ATGAATCATCGGAAATTCGGTAAAAAACTTGGCAGAAACCACAACCAAAGACAGGCACTGTTCAGATCTCAGGTCAGGAGTTTCTTTACATACGGGAGTATTCAAACTACCGAAACTAAGGCCAAAGCTGTTTCCCCGATAATAGAACATCTTTGTCACATAATGGCTACAGAGCCCCAGTTGATAGCTTCAAGGGAGCTGTACCGTCATTTACAGGACAGAAACGATGTTAATCGGGTTACAAAAATTTTTAAGGAATCGTTTACTGATCAGTCTTCTAACTTTACAAGACTAACTCGAATTAAACGTCGAATCGGAGATGATGCTCTGATTGTAAGATTGTCATTTATCAAACCAGTCTCTTTTGTTGTTGTTCCACCAAAAGTGGAAAAAGCTGAAACTAAAAAGCCAAAAGCAATAAAAGATAAAAAAATAGCCAAAACTAAAGACACCACTATAAAATTAAAGACAGCAAAGGAGCAGAAATGA
- the rplM gene encoding 50S ribosomal protein L13, whose product MTNKTSVTKGSLVNRKWYLVDLSGKTLGRICTEIAAILIGKDKTTFSYHRDDGDYVVAINAKDVQVTGRKPKQKLYQHYTGYHGGIKEFTFTEMMNKDPRQIIMHGVKGMLPKNKLRDRRMTRLKVFVDGEHKYADKISK is encoded by the coding sequence ATGACAAACAAAACCTCAGTGACAAAGGGCAGTCTCGTTAACAGAAAATGGTATTTAGTCGATCTCTCCGGTAAAACTCTGGGGAGGATCTGTACCGAAATTGCCGCTATTCTTATTGGAAAAGACAAAACTACTTTTTCCTATCATCGCGACGATGGTGACTATGTTGTTGCCATAAATGCCAAAGACGTTCAGGTTACGGGCCGCAAACCAAAGCAAAAATTATATCAGCATTATACCGGCTATCATGGAGGTATTAAGGAATTCACCTTTACCGAAATGATGAACAAGGATCCTCGACAGATTATCATGCATGGTGTCAAAGGTATGCTTCCAAAAAACAAACTCCGTGACCGACGTATGACCCGATTAAAGGTTTTTGTTGATGGCGAACACAAATACGCTGATAAAATTTCAAAATAA
- the rpsI gene encoding 30S ribosomal protein S9 — MVKKASANTYTYAVGRRKSAIATVKVYPGKGDLQVNTQTIEKYFPTPTEKIIYERPFAATGTMGKYHFSAKILGGGKNGQIKSLVLAISRALKKIDNTFTSVLRTNGLLTVDSRVRERRMVGTGGKARRQKQSPKR, encoded by the coding sequence ATGGTAAAAAAAGCATCCGCAAATACATACACATATGCCGTTGGTAGAAGGAAATCTGCCATCGCCACGGTTAAAGTTTACCCGGGAAAAGGAGACCTTCAGGTCAACACCCAAACAATTGAAAAATATTTTCCGACCCCTACCGAGAAAATTATATATGAAAGACCATTCGCTGCTACTGGCACAATGGGTAAATATCATTTTAGTGCCAAAATATTGGGTGGCGGAAAAAACGGTCAGATAAAATCATTAGTTTTGGCTATTTCCAGAGCCCTGAAAAAAATAGACAATACTTTTACTTCGGTCCTTCGCACCAATGGTCTTCTCACCGTTGACTCACGGGTACGGGAAAGAAGAATGGTCGGTACTGGCGGTAAAGCCAGACGTCAAAAACAGTCTCCCAAGCGGTAA
- a CDS encoding undecaprenyl-diphosphate phosphatase has product MTLIQSLILSVIQGFSEFLPISSSGHLNLAQHYMGVRPSLALDIFLNTATLFSVLYFFRHQLSYFKNNLLYIIIGSLPAGLVGILLKTQIETIFSNPKLLPFFFMITAGLVFLTKFAKENGTKMDLRKAIVIGLFQAFAILPGVSRAGSTIFIGLMMGLTTQEAFNYSFSLFIPASLGAVLLGAKEIQGLSIQTGILSLSFVITLVVGIFALSVLRGSLLAKKFWVFSIYILLLALISFFTL; this is encoded by the coding sequence ATGACTTTAATCCAAAGTCTCATCTTGTCGGTTATTCAGGGATTTTCTGAATTCCTTCCCATTTCATCATCAGGCCATCTTAATTTGGCCCAACATTATATGGGAGTCAGGCCTTCACTGGCTCTCGACATATTTTTAAACACCGCCACCCTTTTTTCAGTCCTGTATTTTTTTCGGCATCAGCTTTCTTATTTCAAAAATAATCTGCTATACATCATTATCGGTTCTCTCCCTGCCGGCCTGGTTGGAATTCTTTTGAAAACGCAGATTGAAACCATTTTTAGTAACCCGAAACTTCTACCTTTCTTTTTTATGATTACTGCCGGTCTTGTTTTTCTAACAAAATTTGCCAAAGAGAACGGTACCAAAATGGATTTAAGAAAAGCGATAGTTATTGGTCTTTTTCAGGCGTTTGCTATTCTTCCTGGTGTGTCACGTGCCGGTTCAACTATTTTTATCGGGTTAATGATGGGTTTAACAACTCAGGAGGCTTTCAACTATTCTTTTTCGCTATTTATTCCTGCCTCGTTAGGTGCAGTTCTTCTGGGTGCAAAAGAGATTCAAGGCTTAAGTATTCAAACTGGTATTCTCTCCCTGTCGTTCGTAATCACCTTAGTAGTTGGTATTTTTGCTCTGTCGGTTTTAAGAGGATCACTTCTGGCCAAAAAGTTCTGGGTGTTTAGCATTTATATACTCCTACTCGCGTTGATTTCTTTCTTTACCCTCTAG
- a CDS encoding DUF167 domain-containing protein, with protein sequence MRLYVRAKAGAGKNQIKKSDENHWEIWTTKIATKNKANMAITEIVAKELGVAKSRVEIISGGRSRLKVIGII encoded by the coding sequence ATGAGGCTATATGTACGGGCAAAGGCAGGAGCGGGCAAGAATCAGATTAAGAAGAGTGATGAGAATCATTGGGAAATTTGGACAACAAAAATTGCAACAAAAAATAAAGCTAATATGGCAATCACCGAAATAGTGGCAAAAGAATTAGGGGTAGCCAAGTCCAGAGTTGAAATAATCAGCGGTGGAAGAAGCAGATTAAAAGTGATCGGAATTATTTAG
- a CDS encoding hydroxymethylglutaryl-CoA reductase produces the protein MKQKLHIPNIQNTVITPALVKNRNCENLIGSTQVPLGLAGPLLITFQDNITDTYMLPLSTTEGALVASVNRGCKAVGLSGGVRTYFEDVGATRGPLFRVKNLAEAANLVKYVSDNLNDIALVAQKNTPFIKFQKEEHQVIGKNVFFRFYFNTSEAMGMNMVTQATEKISRYLESALNIKCLALSGNFCQDKKPSFTGFLLGRGKKVWAEAIIKKSSVTDILKTTPKDIVEIVQKKSHLGSIVSGSLGYNAHFANILAAIFLATGQDIAHVVEGSMGITDAEIEDNGDLYFSVYLPDIMVGTVGGGTGLPTQKEALGILGLDRHESGDSLKLAQIIAAGVLAGELSLTAAIAAGHLAKAHEKLGRGIKTQKI, from the coding sequence ATGAAGCAAAAATTACATATTCCAAACATTCAAAACACCGTTATTACCCCGGCTTTAGTTAAAAATCGGAATTGCGAAAACCTTATCGGCTCAACCCAGGTTCCACTTGGCCTTGCGGGGCCACTTTTGATTACTTTTCAAGACAATATTACCGATACTTACATGTTACCGCTCTCAACTACAGAAGGGGCCCTGGTCGCTTCCGTAAATCGTGGTTGCAAAGCAGTCGGCCTGTCTGGGGGTGTAAGGACATATTTTGAAGACGTTGGCGCCACCCGTGGCCCTCTGTTCCGGGTTAAAAACCTGGCTGAAGCTGCCAATTTAGTCAAATATGTTAGTGATAATCTAAACGATATCGCTCTGGTTGCCCAAAAAAACACTCCGTTTATAAAATTTCAAAAAGAAGAGCATCAAGTTATCGGCAAGAACGTCTTTTTTCGTTTTTATTTCAACACCTCTGAGGCTATGGGTATGAACATGGTCACCCAGGCAACAGAAAAAATTTCCCGATATCTGGAATCAGCGCTCAATATAAAATGTTTGGCCCTATCCGGAAATTTTTGTCAGGACAAAAAACCATCCTTCACTGGTTTTTTATTGGGCCGGGGAAAAAAAGTTTGGGCTGAGGCCATAATTAAAAAATCATCGGTAACAGATATCCTAAAAACAACTCCGAAAGATATTGTCGAAATTGTTCAAAAAAAGTCCCATCTTGGTTCAATTGTTTCCGGGTCTCTTGGATACAATGCTCATTTTGCCAACATCCTTGCCGCCATCTTTTTAGCTACCGGTCAGGATATCGCCCATGTTGTCGAGGGTTCTATGGGCATCACCGATGCCGAAATAGAAGACAACGGAGATCTCTATTTTTCAGTTTACCTTCCCGACATAATGGTGGGTACTGTCGGTGGGGGAACAGGCCTACCAACTCAAAAAGAAGCCTTGGGGATTTTGGGGTTAGACAGACACGAATCTGGTGATTCACTTAAACTTGCTCAAATAATCGCTGCCGGTGTATTGGCAGGCGAACTATCCCTAACCGCCGCCATCGCCGCCGGCCATCTGGCCAAGGCACACGAAAAACTTGGGAGAGGTATCAAAACACAAAAAATTTAA
- a CDS encoding GIY-YIG nuclease family protein, which translates to MFYVYFLKSQRNGKIYVGSTSQDPKTRLEEHNRRMNKFTKENMPFILLYFEKYLCKEDAALREKFYKSGFGRNVRNIIISVASAKGGSAFG; encoded by the coding sequence ATGTTCTATGTTTACTTTCTAAAGAGCCAAAGGAACGGTAAGATTTATGTTGGTAGCACCAGTCAAGATCCGAAGACAAGGCTTGAAGAACATAATCGAAGGATGAATAAATTTACAAAGGAAAATATGCCGTTTATCCTTTTGTATTTTGAAAAATATTTGTGCAAAGAAGATGCTGCCTTACGGGAAAAGTTTTATAAGTCAGGATTTGGGAGGAATGTTAGAAACATAATCATATCTGTTGCTTCCGCCAAAGGCGGATCAGCCTTTGGCTGA
- the recA gene encoding recombinase RecA: MGRHPKIDKAKPVNSSSSLQGKKFEAVRLAMEQITKAYGDGAIMKMGENNADMKIEVIPTGCLPLDIALGVGGLPRGRITEIYGPEASGKTTVCLHVIAEAQKLGGTAAFIDAEHALEPTRAATIGVDLNNLLISQPDNGEQALEIVETLVRSNAVDVIVVDSVAALVPKAEIEGEMGDSMMGLQARLMSQALRKLTGAISKSKTVVIFTNQLRQKIGVMFGNPETTTGGLALKFYASVRIDVRKTANVKTPSGESIGSQHRARIVKNKIAPPFKEAEFDIMNTEGISVYGGLVDLAVQYGLITKSGAFFKVGDQNIQGREGAKRYLKTNPTLAQDLKEKIWAIIKNPPDESLSKKPLSEDESGDSGE, from the coding sequence ATGGGACGACATCCAAAAATAGACAAAGCCAAACCAGTCAATAGTAGTTCTTCACTTCAGGGCAAGAAATTTGAAGCCGTAAGGCTCGCCATGGAACAAATCACCAAGGCCTATGGTGATGGTGCCATCATGAAAATGGGAGAAAACAACGCCGATATGAAAATAGAAGTTATTCCCACCGGCTGTCTCCCGTTGGACATTGCTCTGGGTGTTGGCGGTTTACCCCGCGGCCGGATTACCGAAATTTATGGACCGGAAGCATCCGGAAAAACCACTGTCTGTTTACATGTCATTGCCGAGGCCCAAAAGCTTGGAGGCACTGCCGCTTTTATCGATGCCGAGCATGCTCTGGAGCCGACACGAGCCGCCACCATCGGCGTAGATTTAAATAATCTTTTAATCTCTCAACCCGACAATGGTGAACAAGCTCTGGAAATTGTCGAAACCCTAGTCAGGTCCAACGCTGTCGATGTTATTGTCGTCGACTCAGTTGCCGCTTTAGTCCCCAAAGCCGAAATCGAGGGTGAAATGGGTGACTCCATGATGGGGCTTCAAGCCCGGCTTATGTCCCAAGCCCTCAGAAAGCTTACCGGCGCCATCTCTAAATCCAAAACTGTAGTCATCTTTACCAATCAGCTTCGCCAAAAAATCGGCGTAATGTTTGGTAATCCTGAAACCACCACCGGTGGTTTAGCCTTAAAATTTTACGCTTCTGTCAGAATCGATGTTCGAAAAACCGCCAATGTGAAAACCCCCTCCGGAGAGTCCATTGGCTCTCAGCACCGCGCCAGAATTGTTAAAAACAAGATTGCTCCACCGTTTAAAGAAGCCGAGTTCGACATTATGAACACAGAGGGAATTTCTGTATATGGTGGTCTTGTCGATTTGGCCGTTCAATACGGATTAATCACTAAATCAGGTGCCTTTTTCAAAGTCGGTGATCAAAATATCCAAGGTAGGGAAGGGGCAAAACGGTATCTCAAAACCAATCCGACTTTAGCCCAAGACCTAAAAGAAAAAATCTGGGCTATTATCAAAAATCCACCGGACGAATCTTTGTCAAAAAAACCTCTTTCCGAAGATGAGTCGGGCGATTCGGGTGAATAA
- a CDS encoding regulatory protein RecX, which produces MHITSIKPTRSSTTLILVFSNGSILPFSSDDWVKAGIKKFSELDPNLLDQIYKKSAEHQLKEYAVRQLAMRSLPEKIIKQKLKHYSQKFFLSANIENFSVDVEPIITQIIANLRNLKLINNSAYASGYAAKSTQKSKRQIIAELNQKGISPLDQNQAVLNLNDLEKIKNFLKKKGYTNEKLSSYAQKNKIMAALYRRGFTISDIKSVVDDLIKNG; this is translated from the coding sequence ATGCACATTACCTCTATTAAGCCTACCCGATCCTCGACCACTCTAATTCTAGTTTTTAGCAATGGTTCAATCCTGCCATTTTCTTCCGATGATTGGGTTAAGGCTGGCATAAAAAAATTTTCAGAGCTAGACCCCAATTTACTAGATCAAATATATAAAAAATCCGCAGAACACCAGTTAAAGGAATACGCCGTGAGGCAACTGGCCATGCGATCCCTTCCGGAGAAAATAATTAAACAGAAATTAAAACACTATTCCCAAAAATTTTTTCTCTCTGCAAATATCGAAAATTTTTCTGTAGATGTGGAGCCAATTATCACACAAATAATCGCAAATCTTAGGAATCTGAAGCTAATAAACAATTCCGCTTACGCCTCTGGTTATGCCGCCAAAAGCACCCAGAAATCAAAACGGCAGATAATCGCCGAATTAAATCAAAAAGGAATTAGCCCTTTGGACCAAAACCAAGCGGTATTGAATCTAAACGATTTAGAAAAAATCAAAAACTTTCTAAAAAAGAAAGGCTACACAAATGAAAAACTATCCTCGTATGCCCAAAAAAATAAAATAATGGCCGCTCTTTATCGTCGCGGGTTTACAATTTCTGATATAAAGAGTGTGGTTGACGATTTGATCAAAAATGGATAG